DNA from Helicoverpa zea isolate HzStark_Cry1AcR chromosome 22, ilHelZeax1.1, whole genome shotgun sequence:
TAACAGAAATAGATTTGACACGGACGGTATAAGTCGACTTTACCCTACTGTAAAATTGACAGTCACCAaactacaaaaatttaaatgaataattaaaacaactattttattaaatattttttttatttaataagtttgGTATAATATCATGCATGCCCtttggttttaattatttatctataatataaaaatgaatgcctggaccaatttggctaattccttttttgttgtgtttgttattgtcaggagaaggtacttatgaaaaaaaaatagggtaaagtagaagtcagttgacgggagcgaagccgcgggcaaaagctagttggtAATAAATTTAAGTATAACGACCATCCATGCGATTCCAGTAGCACTTGGGGCTTAATTTGTTCTTAAGTTCTTAGTCTTAATTACgctttatatttaaatgaaatactaAATTACCGATTGACGTTTAAGTATAAATCATTCACCCACATGCCAACCTAGATACAGAGCTTATGTAGATAAACATAGATTTATGAAAACGCTGTTTCCCAATCATGTAGAACAAAAGAGTTAAGAGATATGATGCAAACGAACACACAGACATACGGACACACTTAAGTGTTATAGTGCACTCTATTATAATGTCCTTCACATTTCCAATAAAACTTGATTTTTATGCACCACGCCCGAAATGTCACTTAGGTTTAGGTAACACTTTGAAAATGCAAAtgtattattacttatttttttttaatttattactataaaataatacccttacataatatgtattattaaataagtCGGTAACAAAACTACCGTTATATGTACAAACAAATCGGTTTGGATGAAATTAGGTATAGAACCATAAGGAAACCACCAGTCTACCATCTACTCTGCTATGCTGCTACAGGACACAACGTGGGTATAGAAACCCACGCTAATTGTCGCTAGGTGTCCTGCTAGTTTCCTCTGTCACGCTAGACGACATGAAGAAGAAACCTATTTCTTCCAGGATGCTTGAGAAACCAgtgaaaacaatacaaacaacaAATAGAAAACGCTTCAGTCTCCTTGTGTCAAGATATTCAAGTCATGGTACGTCCACGCCATATTGACACAAACTATCAACAGTATTACGCTAATCATTGAGTAAGAGTCTCCATCAGAACCTTGAGTTCTACTCTTTAGGCGCATGCGAACGACATGAAGCAACATCCAATGGCAAATTGTATTGGTACATAGTTCAAAttggtttaatttatattttaatggttTATTGGTGTTAATTagatttgtattgttttgtgcaatcttttaaattatttaggtagTTTTTCAATCTGATTAGTCATTGCCGGTACTTATTAATTAGCTTCTTTACTTTATTTCGAAATACCACGAAATTAGATTGAATTGAGTATTGGACACAATGGAACCATTTTTCAGAATATTTACAAAGGCAgtgttcagaaaaaaaaaacttaaaagcaaAAGAGCAGTACCTTTGTTCTATTTTACCTCTACTGTTACCTCTACTTCTTTCATGTGTTTACTGTatacataaatggttaaataaataaataaaaacgcagATATATCAATACGTTAGTATTGGTAATACTCataactatttactacctctTTCATGaaagtttcattatttcttgGTATTGTTCATACACTAGTATTTATAAGTCGTAAACAGTTATTGTTTTAGATATAAAACAGATAGTAATTCATACCGCTATATAACTTACCTAAATTCCTCTTATAAGTAtataatgtatatattttttataatcgaGTAAATGTGTTTAggtatattttctttgtaaataaaaactatataaaaagttcatcatcatcatcagcctatcgcagtccactgctggacataggcctctccaagtgcacgccactgagatcgattttcggatTTTctagccgtgtagcgacggcttaagaatacacatgtcgctacccccttcttccagtgggtgtcgtagaagtcgactaatggagaaaattgcaccgaacaccagtgcgagagaaggaaaactcggaaaaaaaccctctatcaacccgtctggccagcgtgatagcagtaggctatatTCCTCTATAAAAAGTTAGGTACAATAATTTCGTAAAAACTTATTCGAGAGGACGGACGATAATAAGGACCGCCACCCCACGATACCATGAACGAAgctttatcttttttttctctGGCAACAATTACAAACGCAGTTaaccaaaaacaataaaatgatatcTAAGTTGCTCCCACGAATGAAAGTAAGCTAGTGAAAGAGGTTTCACTCTCAAGTTCTGAACAATAAGACGAATCTGGACCGAGTTTGCATCTGATATACTTACTGCCATTCCAATtctctatctatctgttgttttggtAACTAGAGATAAGAATTTCACGTTTATTGTATCGGGCTattgtcaaaattatatctctagtTAGCAAATGAGTAGATAGATAAGATATCGGAAACGGTTAAAcgtcatttttatttaacacttttttTGATGAAGACATGCTTCGGCGCACATTTTGAATTTGCTGTTGTTGAAATCTAGGTCTTAGCTTAGATTTTTGTAGAAGTTTTAGGCATAGTTtatgagaaaatatattatatttttagcgTGTTCTAGATTGAGATGTTCGAAAGTCTTTTATGTCTTTTGTCACGTTTCATACTTTCCTGGCTGCTGGTTTTTATTTCCCGATGTATAAGTTATAACTAAGGTATTTGGCGACTTAAGAATGATTGGTGGATGCAATCAGATGCGTTTTCCAACCaattaaagtaagtaggtacctagtaatAAAGACAAGTTAAAAAAGAAGTTTTTGATTAAGGAAGTAAGGTCTGCACGTGAAGCAGCTCACAGAGCTACATATTATTCCGGCACTGTAGCGTGCAATGCGCAGGACTACCTTGATAGCTTTCCatcgtcataaaatttaaaGGGAACCTACCATTTTACCAAAAAAACggcaagtgcgagtcggactcgcgcacgaagggtcccgtaccattatttataaaacggacaaaacaTCACGTttcttgtatgggagcccccaaaatatttatttaattctagttatGAGTTTATTTGTTCtcatagcggcaacaaaaatacatcatctgtgaaaatttcagctctctaataGATAggtaactatcacggttcatgagatacagcctggtgatagacggacggacggacagctGGACgcacggacggacggacagaggagcgaaaacaataggtttaccctttggatacggaaccctaaaaaggtcaCCAATTAAAAACAATCATGGTAGGTAGAGGAAGTAAAATCAAAAAGTTCCAACCCTAGCTTTTATAGGGTCAGCTCTGTGCTTGTGTTCAATAACTTAACTTGAGATAACTTGAATACCTTGATCGTTCACTTTTACATCAAGTTTACAAGTCGCCTTACTTTTATTCCGAAGGTCTGCGCAATCAGTTACGACATGAAACCATATTATGATTTACAATGGGCCCTAGATGGAAATGGGCGCAACAGCCTTTAGGATCAGGTaaaggtacctaatattttcaGAAGGCATGGAGCCTGGTACCTACATCTTTTTTCAACACGTATCATTATTGTCTTCAATATCATCGCAATCacgagtaggtacctaggtactatttatttacataatttttgagctttgttgacgatattttgattttaaaaaaatttcaaCGAATTaaaaacctcctcctttttggaaagtcggttaaaaattatatttggtAAACAGCAACCAGTAAGTATGTTTTAACATTAGCTCGACggcatgtttttgtttaaacgTTACATTAGCAATCGAAATGGACCCTTGACGGAGGAAATATTACGTATTTTCTTgaaggaaatatttttcatgttattaaCTAAACAACTATACCTAGATTTAATGATACCCAAATCTAAGCCATTAAAATGAAACACggccatcatcatctgcctagccttttcctaactaagCATGTTGGGGTCATCTTCCAGTCTACGGATCTCTTGTACTGTACAAGATAGAGTATATAAAAGTATgtagtaagtataaaaaaaatatcttgctCCTGGAAAATCTTAAGACAAAGAAGAAAATGACTTACTTACCTATCTGAAAGTTTGTAGAGCGACGCAAATTCCAACTGCAACTTTTCTAATATCCCACTCTGGATTTAACACTAACAAATCTATGTAATTTAATCACTGAAGTTAacacaaaaaaagtatttatattgaaaaataaaattctaaatttaaaattcgTGCGATGGCCGTACCCACCGCACCGAGTGTCGCTTCAACACTGAGATAGGTAGCAACAATGTACGCTGTGTTTGTGCGGACCAAACATCCAGCTGCGCCAAATGAACGCAACACCTatcataataaaaattcctaaaaATATGCAACTGCTGAtgcattaaaaactttttggaatCTATCTAGGATCAGTGGCCTATTTTCAAAAAGATGGCGCGATTTCTCTGATTGGTCGAGCGTCGCGACCGGTTCTCATCGATTGGTCATCTCACCGCGCGGTTTCCCTAACTTTCTTTGACCCCGATAATATCGTgtcggtaattttttttcgtGATTGCATTTTGATAGAATTTTAATGCAATATAATTCAAGCGTTGCTTTTGTGATTGCAGGGTACGTCGCAATAAAAGGTTGTGTTAATGATTGGTTGTTTCATTAGCATTCATAATTTTTCGTTTTGACGACGCAGCCTATGGCATACTTGATGATTAATATTAATGATAGAGTATCGTAACTACCAAGTAGGTGGCTATGACCTATTGCCATAAAACAAATTCCTTAGGCCTTAGGCAAatgaaataatatgtaaaaacgTAGCGAGAATACGTAAGAAGACTTAATTTTCGAAAACTTCTCTGTCTGGAGGTTGGACCTGCATATTTATCACAGTATAAATCTTCTTCAAGGCCACTGTAATGGCTACGTCAACAGAGGCCATCCAGTAGTAAGAACTCTTTACTTAATGgccaacatttattttattatgcagATACTTCCTCACAAGAACATTTCAAAACGCTCAAAATTCGTAACTTTTTTCCGTGTTTaacttgaaatactttttattgtcccattgctgggcacagacctctGATACCTATCGGAAGATTATTAAGGATACTTTTTTTTATGTGGCTTGAAATCATCAGATGCTTTGGAAAACAATCATGTTGCAGCAGCATACTTTGATCACAGCAAAAGTCGCTCAAAAGTTCTAAAAGTaacaatttcaatttcattaAGCCTTTCtgggttaaaactgctattgcgatcatgtttctattcgattttgacattattaacttaggagaatcgggcccctggttaaTCAGACTATCAAAACCCCAATCTTAATTCACTATGCTCACCCCTCTTTAGACCCGACCTTataatacctaagtaggtaAGCACTTAGCGTTTTGAATATAAATTCACTTTGACTATTGCGTATGTATTATGATAGAGTAGGTTTAGTACCTATTTAAGAGAGTGTTGTAAGGCATGTCTTTGGGGTCAAATGAGCCTTCTTCCTCCTTACCTTTGTATTGCCAGGGCTAGGAAACATTGCACTATGCATTTTACAAAACTCCAAATTAATGTTCGTAAAATGTCGGATTAAAAACATTTCCGACTTCTTCTGTCAATTTTTCCTTAAGGTTTATGGGTAAGTAAATGAAATAGCCCACCACAAGCCATTGTAAGCGCTTATCTCGGTAACTATTGGACTAATTTAAGAAATCGTTAGGTTTAGTTAAGCTGTAAGCTACTATAGGTACCATTATCCGGGTGCGAGTTATAGTTTCCTCAGGATTGCTATCTGTAGCGAGATGGGTCAACAGAAAATATGATGACCAGCTGGCCAGATGGCCAGCTGATGATGCTCAATTAATATCTACAGTGACTACATATTACGTGCAGAGGATGCGCTATTGCATAGGTAGAGGCACTAGGTTAAGGTAGGTATACGAATTTGACTAATGACACAACGACGACGGCTATGCATACAATACGAGAGATGTTGTAATACTAGCCCATAAATTGCAAAAACCTTCAACGTAAATTGTGTTTTGGTAGCTTCAGAGCATAACCATGCAATTTTTAAATGACAGATTATTGAACGGATGCGTTATTTTACTGCAGATAGTTGTTGCATGTATTGTGGCGTGCGTGACGACCTTGTAACAGATGTGAACAAATCTTTGACGCCCGCGGTTCAAGGCTCTTCGGATATTGTTCActaaataatgtattaaattaGTGCGAGCAATCAAACTGTACGAGTACCCAATAGTAATAGGTAAACTCAACGAGTCCGTGAATATTAACTGTTGTGtaattatgataaataaatgaaatacagTGTCCATCTACGGAAGGATGGGCTGGGAAAAGCTAATTATTCTAAAGGAGAAGATGGAAACGTCGAACTgagaatgtaatttttatattgcaCCTAGAAATAAGAAGCATGTTTTGTTAGAGATGGATAGTTTAATCAACATAAAAGCTGTTCAAATACAGCATGCGTGCGGTGCTCGCTTTGCATGCCTAGACATGGCGGGCTTGAGTTTGAGATTTGCAAGCATTTCTTTCCATAAAAATGTAAACGTATAAAAATCTTTATCTAGCAAATAGGAAAGTAAGTAGCATAAACTAGGTTTTCTGGTTTCTGAGGGTCTATGGTCATCACAAAAGATCTGTGCCGCGACATTGATTGATTTGACAACTCAATTGTCATTGCAGTAAAACAACAAAGATGGCGCATCTACCTCTGCTCGGTGTTAAAACTCATTCTCAAAAAGTTTGTTCGCTTTACAAAAGAGCTTTACGTAATTTGGAGGCGTACTATGATAGACGGTAAAGTTTACTACATACTTTTTTCAACTACGTGCTTTTCTTTCCTTTGTTTTCCCCGTTACGTAATTCTTACAAACATAAccaatttaacttttatttttcagatacctttttaatttttaaagattttattggCAAATAGCATGCCCGCCTGAAGTCTTATTCAAGTTCCAATACCTGCAAGGTTGCTAAAGTCTTGTTTTCAATACACAGCCCTAGTAGtgtttagataaaataaaacagtgtaCTGCCTTACTTTTAATTGCATTAAAGTCGTTAGAATGTAGCTTAACAGTTTCTAATCATCTATTTAATTCACTGTAAAGGCAGGTAGTAAATAGTAGTAAGTAAATTGGTtggagtgtagcaaagggtgtgcaaggcttttgggacttagaaaatttttcataaaaaatgaaaatttctgaaaatgtctagtttttcatttccatcgtatagaatacctaaaaataagacgaaaaccaTCTGGGCACTTTTTGTCTAGGACCAAGGAGCCCCGCGTAACGGGGCTCCGTCGACTATGGACACCCCGACTTAGGGCAACCCCGACTCGGACAGGTTAGGTTCGAAGGGGATGGCGGGGTCTGCAAGACCCCGCCATCCCcttcgtggttatttttttttaaaccacccaGAAGTAGGAGCCCCGCGTAGCGGGGCTCCGTCGACTTTGCCTTTGTTTACAATGACCTTCAGTGCTCATTTTCAGGTGAACCGTTGGTCCTAGGCAAAAGGTGCCCAGAtggttttcgtcttatttttaagtattctatacgatagaaatgaaaaactagacattttcagaaattttcattttttatgaaaaattttctaagtcccaaaagccttgcacaccctttgctacacacTAACCAGTAAATTCTTAGAATGTTGTTGGTTAAAGTATTAAACATATGAAATGTGTTTACGTATTCTTTACCAGTAACTATTGTGCCAGTAATGCGTTTGGTATTTACCTCCAAAACCAAACATACCCAAATTATCCAAACTGAATTAAGAAATCAATTATGTACTGTTAAAATTGTAGTGTGAACATCACATAGTAGCAATTATTATTCTGAAAACTTCAATTTCTATTTGGATACATAAATCCAGCTGCCACGACTCAATTTTTCTGTTTTCATTGacatttttgttcttttatCCTCAAAAATGGCTGAAGCCAATGAAAATAACTTACACAGCAGTAGATACATAGATTAATAACTTTAATCTGGGCACAGGAATGATTTAACTCTAGAAGATGTCGCAACACTGGTTAACGAGTATTACTAATATTTgccaaataataacaaattgtCTGTGCTATTCCAGCAATGTGTACCGTTACCAAGCGGTGCTCCTCCGCGACAGGTTCAACAAGAATGCCAAGGTCACCGACATGAGGAAAGCCGTTGAGCTGCTGAAGGAGGGCGAGAATGAATTGTTCATGTTGCAGCATCCTATTCCCAGAAACTGTAAGATATTCtcctttttacaagcttttatttaattgtaatactttcttagttttaaattacgagtaggtacttaaatctcgcgacaagcttttaaaacatataaattgtgtcaaatgccTATGTtaaatttgacaaaaaatgtCATTATAAGTTGACAGTAAAAGTTAAGTATAGTaagtcttttttttctttttagtgcatttaaataaaagcttgtttttaaagattattttttgcaGTCATGTCTCTGGTAGAAATTGCCGTTAATTGGGGCAGATTGCcataaagaaaagtttttttttgtgtttctacAATACTGATATTTATTCTGAAGTACTGCTTTCAGGAACATGGGATGGCAGAcagtatttttgtgtaaaatattctACAGcatctcattatttttaattcaaaattgaTGTCAGTTATTGTGTACCAATTGAAAATGTGCAACAAAAGTAATAATACAAAAGTAATAGTAATGTATTTAACAAaagtatatttgtaaaattaaaccTAGCTCATAACTGAATATTCTGCATGTGGTTGCCTTTGCCCAACACTGGAATAGAATagactatactctatccacggaagcaagagctaaaaggtaaacaaagaatgacactttttcaagatggcggtataacccgaccgataacaaaacgtcacatttttgtgtaaaatgttcgcagtatctgtgattttgtctgatttttagctcttgcttccgtggatagagtatagaaAAATATTGCTCTTAAATGTTAATATTCAAAGCAATGCAAAGCATTCATGCAtcatactttttacaaaatcaaGAGGACAAgagtttctaaaaaaatattacattttgtgcagaatacatccatagattttaaaatattccgtgCCAATTAACATATGCACATTTCATAACACAcctctatattatattaatccTGCTTCTATCATCCCCAGTCGCCACCAGCGTCGGTGGTGTCGCCCACGAGCGTGTAGTAACTCCCCCCGACTGGGTCATTGACTACTGGCACCCCCTCGAGAAGGCTCACTACCCGGAATACTTCAAGCGCCGTGAGGAACGCAAGAAAGAATTCATTGCCATGTGGGAGAAGGAACATGGCCCCGCCGACAAGAAGGATGAGAAGCACTGATGCGATGTTGTATAGTTGTGTAATATAGtgaatttcgtttatttataagCTTAGTTTTATTGCTTTCTTCACCAGCCTGCTAAAATtcttaatattaaattcaagTGTTCTTCCTATGGACTGCTAGATGTGCCACGCAATTTCTCTCGCACTTGGATACATACAACATAGCCCTGGTTTAGCACAgagaatgtagctttctaacagaaaaataaaaattcaaatctgttcagcagtttattgatttctgacacttacgcgaatattagacatttaaataaaactacttttacggatgaaatccgtaaaagtagtttaacTGTTCAGCAGTTCTTGAGCCTAATCAAATCTTTAGTAcagaagtaaaaataattaaaaccagTCTTTAATTCTtgtgttttattgttaaaacaatgTTGACAATTTTGTTACAGAAATATATCTAatctatgataataatattttcaaatcttCGTCAATAGAATAGGAGCTGAAAGTCAATTCATGAAATTATGGAACAGTATAGTTCCAATGAAACTAGGTGAGTTGTTAATCTGTGCGACAGcaaataaaggtatcaaattctTCAATTTTATTAGACTTATTGAAAAATAGATaccggtatctgtggagatctaagggggaggcctatgttcagcagtggacgtcctatggctgagatgatgatgattgaaaaataaatgcaagGCTCAGTGGAGATAATATGTTACTCTAAATGAAATCATTACAATATCTAATTCTAACGTAAACTATGAAAATGGGAAACAGGTCTTACACAAGcaaaaggtattttttacatttaacattatttattcaatttccAAACACAATCTATAAGATAGCAATTTTGTTACGAAATCGGTTCAGGAGTTCCCGAGATTCGCACGCAAATACCTGGAGCTTTTATAAATTCCCATTTTCAACCCATTCGTTGATTTTATACACTTATATATACACAGATGTGTGTACGTtaccttattaaaaaaaaataattacatttcagtaaaataaacttttcacacacaatattttcaaatgaCAAGTGTTATATTATtgcatatttacaatacatagttGGTATTTggtaatacataggtatactgAAAATGCTATCTTTAGAtacaacttatattttttaaataggtttttCATTACAAAGTAATGTGTgcttcattttggagccacgtgtaaataattcatttaaatatagcCTTATGCATCAGTAACAAAAAATTATGCAATTAAAGTGAACAATAATTcgattttgaataacatagaaACCGTTGAGCAGACTCAAAACATAGCATTTTCCTTATCTTATTTGTGTGTATTCAGACAGACAGCACTGAGTCGAtgcgattatttttttaacaaagtttaattaataaaaaaatcttcacccAGATTGCactaaatataattaaagaaaaatgtcTTTAAGCGGTGTATGAAGTCCATATATTACATAGGTAAGTGATAGGGAATAAAATAACGGTCTCGGGTCTGTCTGTAtccacattttaatatatttcttattAGAATATCGACATGAAGAAACAGCATTGAGTCTTTACCTACTTATACAAACACATTTCAATGAGCACAAACCC
Protein-coding regions in this window:
- the LOC124641162 gene encoding NADH dehydrogenase [ubiquinone] 1 beta subcomplex subunit 9; this translates as MAHLPLLGVKTHSQKVCSLYKRALRNLEAYYDRRNVYRYQAVLLRDRFNKNAKVTDMRKAVELLKEGENELFMLQHPIPRNFATSVGGVAHERVVTPPDWVIDYWHPLEKAHYPEYFKRREERKKEFIAMWEKEHGPADKKDEKH